One region of Nitrospirota bacterium genomic DNA includes:
- a CDS encoding ketoacyl-ACP synthase III yields the protein MHRERPPLRARVVGTGSYTPGHVLTNHDLEEMVDTSDEWITERTGIKERRIAAEDENTSDLAYEASVRALRDAGVKPKDVDLIVLATMTADMPVPATACILQNKLEAKRAVAFDVGAACSGFLFALSVAENYVKTGAAGRVLVVGAEVLSRFVNWQDRSTCVLFGDGAGAVVLAPAEGDEGILSVELHSDGSLGNLLCLPGGGARSPASPESLQQGLHYIHMKGNELFKVAVKSLEKAALECLKKNKMKPSEVSLLVPHQANLRIIQATANRLKLPMERVMVNLQTYGNTSAASIPLALDEAVRTRRVRDGDYVLMEAFGGGLTWASALVKWAA from the coding sequence ATGCATCGGGAAAGACCCCCGTTGCGGGCTAGGGTCGTCGGGACGGGCTCCTACACGCCCGGGCACGTCCTTACCAACCACGACCTGGAAGAGATGGTCGATACCTCCGACGAGTGGATTACCGAGCGCACGGGCATCAAGGAGAGGCGGATTGCGGCCGAGGACGAGAACACGAGCGACCTGGCCTACGAGGCCTCCGTCCGGGCCCTCAGGGACGCCGGCGTAAAGCCCAAGGACGTGGACCTGATTGTGCTCGCGACCATGACTGCCGACATGCCCGTTCCCGCCACCGCGTGCATCCTGCAGAACAAGCTCGAGGCGAAGCGGGCCGTCGCCTTCGACGTGGGGGCGGCCTGCTCGGGTTTCCTCTTCGCCCTTTCCGTGGCCGAGAACTACGTGAAGACCGGCGCCGCCGGCCGCGTCCTGGTCGTGGGAGCGGAGGTCCTTTCCCGGTTCGTAAACTGGCAGGACCGGAGCACCTGTGTGCTGTTCGGCGACGGGGCGGGGGCCGTTGTCCTGGCGCCCGCCGAAGGGGATGAGGGCATCCTCTCGGTGGAGCTTCACTCCGACGGCTCCCTGGGCAACCTTCTCTGCCTGCCCGGGGGAGGAGCCCGGAGCCCGGCCTCCCCGGAGAGCCTCCAACAGGGGCTTCACTATATCCACATGAAGGGCAACGAGCTCTTCAAGGTCGCGGTCAAATCCCTGGAGAAGGCCGCCCTGGAGTGCCTGAAGAAGAACAAGATGAAACCCTCGGAGGTCTCCCTGCTCGTCCCGCACCAGGCCAATCTGCGGATAATCCAGGCCACCGCGAACCGCCTGAAGCTCCCCATGGAGCGCGTGATGGTAAACCTGCAGACGTACGGAAACACCTCGGCGGCCTCCATCCCGCTGGCCCTGGACGAGGCCGTCAGGACCCGGCGCGTGCGGGACGGCGATTACGT